The following are from one region of the uncultured Hyphomonas sp. genome:
- a CDS encoding ANTAR domain-containing protein: protein MAAENTRCTMLLSEEKQSGSASEMTSWDRQILILASDHVRAGRVATALGEQPHQTEITGHADWQARRLKLIGASAIILASPRVDLDLLEELLAVRRFRSVPILVFVDQGSREEMSDALKLGVSAFIVDGLEPERIPAILHVAEERHSLTLALRDELQKSREDLAARKTIERAKGLLMTKSGLSEHEVYNSMRRMAMTQGKPMREIADNVLAIFTIFP from the coding sequence ATGGCTGCAGAGAATACCCGCTGTACGATGTTGCTGTCAGAGGAGAAGCAATCCGGAAGCGCGTCCGAAATGACGAGCTGGGATCGCCAGATCCTGATTCTCGCCAGCGATCATGTTCGGGCTGGCCGCGTCGCAACTGCTTTGGGCGAGCAGCCTCACCAAACAGAAATAACCGGACATGCAGACTGGCAGGCCCGGCGCCTCAAGCTCATTGGCGCGAGCGCAATCATCCTTGCCTCGCCAAGAGTGGATCTGGATCTGTTGGAAGAATTACTGGCCGTACGCCGTTTCAGATCGGTGCCGATTCTTGTGTTTGTTGATCAGGGATCCCGGGAGGAGATGAGCGACGCGCTGAAACTTGGCGTCAGCGCCTTCATTGTGGACGGGCTGGAGCCGGAGCGTATTCCGGCGATCTTGCACGTGGCAGAAGAACGCCACTCATTGACGCTGGCGCTAAGAGACGAGTTGCAAAAATCACGGGAAGACCTGGCGGCACGCAAGACGATTGAGCGGGCAAAAGGCCTTTTGATGACCAAGAGCGGTCTTTCGGAGCATGAAGTCTACAATTCCATGCGCCGCATGGCCATGACTCAGGGAAAACCAATGCGGGAAATCGCGGACAACGTCCTCGCGATTTTCACAATTTTTCCATAA